From the genome of Candidatus Coatesbacteria bacterium:
TCCAGCGTTGCGTCTTCGCCAAGGACCTGATCCTGCGCCTGATCGGCCTCGTCGGCGCCGCCGGGGCCAACTACCGCTCCGTCGAGTTCGCCGGACCCGGTGTCGCCGCCCTGTCCCTGGACGAACGGTTGACCATCACCAACCTGGCCGCCGAGATGGGCGCCAAGAACGCCTGCTTCCCCGTCGACGACACCACCCGGGAATGGCTCGACCACCGCGGGATCGCCTACGACCCGGACCGCATCGTCCCGCTGGACGACGCGGCCGACTTCGAGCGCCGCGAGAGCGTCGACCTGGGCGGCATCGAGCCGATGGTCGCCCTGCCCCACAAGGTCGACAACGTCGCCAAGGTGAGCGAGGTGGAGGGTAAGCCCTTCCAGCAGGGCCTGATCGGTACCTGCACCAACGGGCGGCTCTCCGATCTGGCCGAGGCCGCCGCCGTCCTCGAGGGACGCCGCGTACATCCCGACGTCCGCCTGCTGGTCCTGCCCGCCTCCGAGGAGGTCTACGACGCGGCCCTGGCCGAGGGCCACCTGGCCGTGTTGCACCGCGCCGGAGCCGTGATCCTCAACTCCGGCTGCGGACCCTGCCTGGGGGCCCACCAGGGCGCCCTGGCCCCCGGCGAAACCTGCCTCTCCACCGCCAACCGCAACTTCAAGGGCCGCATGGGCTGCGCCGAGGCCGAGATCATCCTGGCCTCACCGGCCACCGTGGCCGCCTCCGCCGCCAAGGGCGTCCTCAGCGATCCACGCAAGACACTCTGCGAGTGAAGGGGACGATGGGATCGAGTATCATACCCACGTAGGGTGGGGGCTCCGCCCCCCGCCGCCGACTATTCAGAGCATTAGGGGACGGCGGACCGCAGAGGGTCCGCCCTACGTGGGGTGGCGCAACTCAAGCCCTACGACGTAGGGCGGGGGCTCCGCCCCCCGCCGCCGACTATCCAGAGCACTGCTGGGACGGCGGACCGCAGAGGGTCCGCCCCACGTGGGGTGGCGCAACTCAAACCCTGCGACGTAGGGCGGGGGCTCCGCCCCCCGCCGCCGAATCTCCAGAACACTGCTGGGACGGCGGACCGCAGAGGGTCCGCCCTACGTGGGTCGGGCTGTTTGGAAACCCTGAGAAGCACAGGAACCGCGTAACACGCGCAATGAGAGGGAAGGAAGTCTGCTTCAGGTAGTTGGTCGGATAATGATGAATACCTTGAAGAGGCTATTATGGGGTAGACTTTTAGCCCGACAAGCAACAAGCAGAATCCAGGCAGTTATTACTGTTCAGCTTACAGTTTGCTAAGCGGACCAGCGGTCCGTTACCCAGGTTGGAGAACCTCTGCTCCAGGGGGGTCTAGCGTTTATCGCGCCAATTGCAATGAAGAACAGTCTCTCTAGTCTGATTAAACTCAACTATGCTGAAGGATTGGTAGTCAAACGTCCCGCTCCCCCTACGTCGAGGCAACCCACCCCCAGCCAAAGGACCGCCCATGACCCGTGTCTGGACCTACGGCGACGACGTCAACACCGATCAGATGTTCCCCGGCAAGTACACCTACACCTGCTCGACCCCCGAGGAGATCGCCCCCCACCTCTTCGAGGATCTTGACGCGACGTTCGCCGCGGAAGCGAGCGCCGGTGACGTAATCCTCGCCGGCGAGTACTTCGGCTGCGGCAGCTCCCGGGAGCATCCGGCCAAGGGACTGCGCCACGTCGGCGTCCGCGCCGTGATAGCAAAAAGCTTCGCCCGGATCTTCTTCCGCAGCGCCATCAACCAGGGCCTGTTGGTCATCGAGTGCCCGGCAGCCGTCGAGGCCTACTCGACGGGCGACGAGGTGACCGTCGACGAGGAGAACGGCGTGGTCAAGGTCGGCGGCGAGGAGTTCGCCTTCGCCGCCTACCCGCCCAAGGTGCGGGCCATCCTCGAGGCCGGCGGCCTGGTGCCCTACCTGCAGTCGCAGAAGTAAGCCCTCCGAGTTGACCCGCCGATAGCAAACGACCGCCGCGCGGCGGTCGTTGACGTTAGGACGGCGGCTCCCGCCAGGAGGGATCGAGGCGGTGGCGCGAGTTCTTGCCCGCCGACCTCCCGTCAAAGGGAGGTCGGCGGTGAGCAAGAACCGTGACACCGCCGGCGCGGGCGGCGGCGTCAGTCCGCTAATCGTTTGGCTGCCAGATGTCCTCGGCCTCATCGACCAGACGACGGAACTCGGCGGTGTCGCGGATGTCGTCGAAGTCGTGGTCCTCGAGGTAGCGGGTGGTGACGGTCTTGAGGGTCTTGCGCAGCCATTCCAGGGCTTCCTGGGTTTCGCCCTGCAGTGACTTGACGCAGGCGATGTTGAAGGCGGCGGTGTAGTTGGTCTGGTCCAGACGGAAGGCGCGCTCGAACTTTTCCAGGGCGGCGGCGTATTCGCCCTTGAGGTATAGATCGAAGCCCTCCGAGGTCAGGATCGGTGATTGCGTCTTGCCGTCCATGGTCGA
Proteins encoded in this window:
- a CDS encoding 3-isopropylmalate dehydratase, with the protein product MTRVWTYGDDVNTDQMFPGKYTYTCSTPEEIAPHLFEDLDATFAAEASAGDVILAGEYFGCGSSREHPAKGLRHVGVRAVIAKSFARIFFRSAINQGLLVIECPAAVEAYSTGDEVTVDEENGVVKVGGEEFAFAAYPPKVRAILEAGGLVPYLQSQK
- a CDS encoding homoaconitate hydratase family protein, producing MSSPAASRQQTFAEAFFSRRLGRDVRAGEIITAAPDVVLSHDNTAAIIGNFRKMAGEDGRVEYPERVAVVLDHTVPAPSSKHAGNHAKIRDFVKAQKINNFYDLGRGGICHQVLPEMGHVRPGDLIVGSDSHTPTHGALGAFACGIDRTETAGLWLQRETWFKVPQTIRFDLGGEFQRCVFAKDLILRLIGLVGAAGANYRSVEFAGPGVAALSLDERLTITNLAAEMGAKNACFPVDDTTREWLDHRGIAYDPDRIVPLDDAADFERRESVDLGGIEPMVALPHKVDNVAKVSEVEGKPFQQGLIGTCTNGRLSDLAEAAAVLEGRRVHPDVRLLVLPASEEVYDAALAEGHLAVLHRAGAVILNSGCGPCLGAHQGALAPGETCLSTANRNFKGRMGCAEAEIILASPATVAASAAKGVLSDPRKTLCE